The following proteins come from a genomic window of Micromonospora zamorensis:
- a CDS encoding ABC transporter ATP-binding protein, translating into MGGVLLRGFGWRHAGRRAWALRGVDLRVEVGERVLLLGPSGAGKSTLLSALAGLLPEDSGEQEGTVEIDGLDPRKGRERVGIVFQDPETQLVMARCGDDVAFGLENRGVPADEIWPRVDEALHRVGFPYSRDRNTAALSGGEQQRLALAGALALRPGLLLLDEPTANLDPAGADLIRQAVAGALDADTTLILVEHRVAEALPLVDRVVVLDPGGGVRADGTPEAVFAAHGPALAAEGVWVPGHPIAPRRATAAPGELLLTADRLGLPPRLASTDLAVRAGEALAVRGPNGAGKSTLALLLGGLLRPGTGRVTASAELAGADHRTPPHRWRAPALTRRIGSVFQDPEHQFVTSTVFDELALGPRRTGQPEAAVRETVAGLLERLRLDRLAAANPYTLSGGEARRLSVATALATAPRLLICDEPTFGQDRRTWRELVDLFAELRDAGHGVVAVTHDADFVAALADRTVTLHRAVTGDGAR; encoded by the coding sequence GTGGGCGGGGTACTGCTGCGGGGGTTCGGTTGGCGGCACGCCGGGCGGCGCGCGTGGGCTCTGCGCGGGGTCGACCTGCGGGTTGAGGTCGGGGAGCGGGTGCTGCTGCTCGGGCCCTCGGGGGCCGGCAAGAGCACCCTGCTCAGCGCGCTCGCCGGGCTGCTACCCGAGGACTCCGGCGAGCAGGAGGGCACAGTCGAGATCGACGGGCTCGACCCCCGCAAGGGCCGGGAACGGGTCGGCATCGTCTTCCAGGACCCGGAAACCCAACTGGTGATGGCCCGCTGCGGCGACGACGTCGCGTTCGGGCTGGAGAACCGGGGTGTGCCCGCCGACGAGATCTGGCCCCGGGTGGACGAGGCGCTGCACCGGGTCGGCTTCCCGTACTCCCGGGACCGCAACACGGCCGCACTGTCCGGCGGCGAGCAGCAACGCCTGGCCCTGGCCGGCGCGCTGGCCCTGCGCCCCGGCCTGCTGCTGCTCGACGAGCCGACCGCCAATCTCGACCCGGCCGGGGCCGACCTGATCCGGCAGGCGGTTGCCGGGGCGCTGGACGCCGACACCACGCTGATCCTGGTCGAGCACCGGGTCGCCGAGGCGCTGCCACTGGTCGACCGGGTGGTCGTCCTGGACCCGGGCGGCGGGGTCCGTGCGGACGGCACGCCCGAGGCGGTCTTCGCCGCCCACGGCCCCGCCCTGGCCGCCGAGGGAGTCTGGGTGCCGGGTCACCCCATCGCGCCCCGGCGGGCCACCGCCGCTCCCGGCGAGCTGTTGCTCACCGCCGACCGGCTCGGCCTGCCACCCCGGCTGGCCTCCACCGATCTCGCGGTACGCGCCGGAGAGGCACTCGCCGTACGCGGACCCAACGGCGCCGGCAAGTCCACCCTGGCGTTGCTGCTCGGCGGGCTGCTCCGGCCAGGCACCGGCCGGGTCACCGCGTCCGCCGAGTTGGCCGGCGCGGACCATCGCACTCCCCCGCACCGCTGGCGGGCACCCGCGCTGACCCGGCGGATCGGGTCGGTCTTCCAGGACCCGGAGCACCAGTTCGTCACGAGCACCGTCTTCGACGAGCTGGCGCTCGGCCCGCGCCGCACCGGTCAACCCGAGGCAGCCGTGCGGGAGACCGTGGCCGGGCTGCTGGAGCGACTACGACTGGATCGGCTCGCCGCCGCCAACCCGTACACCCTCTCCGGGGGCGAGGCGCGGCGGCTGAGCGTGGCGACGGCCCTGGCCACCGCGCCCCGTCTGTTGATCTGCGACGAACCGACCTTCGGCCAGGACCGGCGGACCTGGCGGGAGCTGGTCGACCTCTTCGCCGAGCTGCGCGACGCCGGGCACGGCGTGGTCGCGGTCACCCACGACGCGGATTTCGTCGCCGCTCTCGCCGACCGCACCGTCACCCTGCACCGGGCCGTGACCGGCGACGGTGCCCGATGA
- a CDS encoding energy-coupling factor transporter transmembrane component T family protein: MISIEPVAAPGAPLARRNPVAKLAAALVFSFTLLATLDPVAPAIAIALELAVLPLFGIRYRVLARRAWPLLLSATGILVTLVLFAADRSGRVLLDAGPVFVSTGVLLTALGLVLRVFAVALPGVIVFATTDPTDLADALIQNAKAPARFAIGALAAFRLVPLLGQEWQMISMARRARGVDAGRNPVAKLRLFASTAFALLVGAIRRGTRLAVAMDARGFDAGTPRTVARRQRFTRADGLLVAGAATLAAGALTTSILLGSFRPLIG, encoded by the coding sequence ATGATCAGCATCGAACCGGTCGCCGCGCCCGGTGCGCCGTTGGCCCGCCGCAACCCGGTGGCGAAGCTCGCCGCGGCGCTGGTCTTCTCGTTCACCCTGCTGGCCACCCTGGACCCGGTGGCCCCGGCGATCGCCATCGCGCTCGAACTCGCCGTACTCCCGCTGTTCGGCATCCGCTACCGGGTGCTGGCCCGGCGGGCCTGGCCGCTGCTCCTCAGCGCCACCGGCATCCTGGTCACCCTGGTGCTCTTCGCCGCCGACAGGTCCGGTCGGGTCCTGCTGGACGCCGGGCCGGTGTTCGTGAGCACCGGCGTGCTGCTCACCGCGCTCGGCCTGGTGCTGCGGGTCTTCGCGGTGGCACTGCCGGGCGTGATCGTCTTCGCGACCACCGACCCCACCGACCTGGCCGACGCGCTGATCCAGAACGCGAAGGCGCCGGCCCGGTTCGCCATCGGGGCGCTCGCCGCGTTCCGGCTGGTGCCGCTGCTCGGTCAGGAGTGGCAGATGATCAGCATGGCCCGGCGGGCGCGGGGCGTCGACGCGGGACGCAACCCGGTGGCGAAGCTACGACTGTTCGCCTCCACCGCGTTCGCGCTGCTGGTCGGGGCGATCCGCCGGGGCACCCGGCTGGCCGTGGCGATGGACGCGCGCGGCTTCGACGCCGGCACCCCCCGGACCGTGGCCCGCCGGCAGCGCTTCACCCGGGCCGACGGGCTGCTCGTCGCCGGGGCAGCCACCCTGGCCGCCGGCGCACTGACCACGAGCATCCTCCTCGGCAGCTTCCGCCCCCTGATCGGCTGA
- a CDS encoding MTH1187 family thiamine-binding protein produces MLIAFSITPLGVGESVGDLVAEAVRVVRDSGLPNRTDAMFTTVEGEWDEVMAVVKQAVDVVAAQAPRVSVVLKADIRPGVTDALTAKVAHVENRLAQG; encoded by the coding sequence ATGCTGATCGCGTTCTCGATAACCCCGCTCGGTGTCGGTGAGTCCGTCGGTGACCTGGTCGCCGAGGCGGTACGGGTGGTCCGCGACTCGGGCCTTCCCAACCGCACCGACGCCATGTTCACCACCGTCGAGGGTGAGTGGGACGAGGTGATGGCGGTCGTCAAACAGGCGGTCGACGTGGTGGCCGCGCAGGCACCCCGGGTGAGCGTGGTGCTCAAGGCCGACATCCGGCCGGGGGTGACCGACGCGCTCACCGCGAAGGTGGCGCACGTGGAGAACCGGCTGGCCCAGGGCTGA
- the gndA gene encoding NADP-dependent phosphogluconate dehydrogenase translates to MVEQARAQIGVTGLAVMGRNVARNLARNGFTVAVHNRSPERTRSLVAEHGDEGTFVPGESMADFVASLERPRAVIVMVKAGAPTDAVIDELVPLLEEGDIIVDCGNAHFADTRRREEALRAQGLHFSGTGVSGGEEGALRGPSIMPGGSAESYAKLGPMFEKIAAQVDGVPCCMHVGPDGAGHFVKMVHNGIEYADMQLIAEAYDLLRAGLGAEPAEIAEIFRDWNNGELESFLIEITADVLAHTDAATGRAFVDIVQDRAEQKGTGRWTVQSALDLGIPITGIAEATFARSLSGHVDQREAARRAFPDAGEKWQVADRDAFIEDVRRALLASKIVAYAQGFDHIRAGSQEYNWDIDLGGTATIWRGGCIIRARFLNRIREAYDQQPDLSTLLVAPYFAEAVAAGVPSWRRVVGDATRAGVPTPAFSSSLAYFDALRAERLPAALIQGLRDNFGAHTYQRVDRDGSFHTTWAGDRAESPA, encoded by the coding sequence ATGGTTGAGCAGGCGAGGGCGCAGATTGGTGTGACCGGGCTGGCGGTGATGGGTCGGAATGTGGCCCGCAACCTGGCCCGCAACGGCTTCACGGTGGCAGTGCACAACCGGTCGCCGGAACGCACCCGCAGCCTGGTTGCCGAGCACGGTGACGAGGGCACGTTCGTGCCCGGCGAGTCGATGGCCGATTTCGTGGCGTCGTTGGAGCGCCCCCGCGCGGTCATCGTCATGGTCAAGGCTGGCGCGCCCACCGACGCGGTGATCGACGAGTTGGTGCCGCTGCTGGAAGAGGGCGACATCATCGTCGACTGCGGCAACGCCCACTTCGCCGACACCCGCCGTCGGGAGGAGGCGCTGCGCGCGCAGGGCCTGCACTTCAGCGGCACCGGCGTCTCCGGTGGCGAGGAGGGCGCGCTGCGGGGGCCGAGCATCATGCCGGGCGGTTCCGCCGAGTCGTACGCCAAGCTCGGGCCGATGTTCGAGAAGATCGCCGCGCAGGTGGACGGTGTGCCGTGCTGCATGCACGTCGGGCCGGACGGCGCCGGGCACTTCGTCAAGATGGTGCACAACGGCATCGAGTACGCCGACATGCAGCTCATCGCCGAGGCGTACGACCTGCTGCGGGCCGGTCTGGGCGCGGAGCCGGCGGAGATCGCGGAGATCTTCCGCGACTGGAACAACGGCGAGCTGGAGTCGTTCCTCATCGAGATCACCGCCGATGTGCTCGCGCACACCGATGCGGCGACCGGCCGGGCGTTCGTGGACATCGTGCAGGACCGTGCCGAGCAGAAGGGCACCGGCCGGTGGACGGTGCAGAGCGCCCTGGACCTGGGCATCCCGATCACCGGGATCGCCGAGGCGACCTTCGCCCGGTCGCTCTCCGGGCACGTCGACCAGCGGGAGGCGGCCCGTCGGGCGTTCCCGGACGCTGGTGAGAAGTGGCAGGTCGCCGACCGGGACGCGTTCATCGAGGACGTCCGCCGGGCGCTGCTCGCTTCCAAGATCGTTGCGTACGCGCAGGGCTTCGACCACATCCGGGCCGGCAGCCAGGAATACAACTGGGACATCGACCTCGGCGGCACCGCGACGATCTGGCGGGGCGGCTGCATCATCCGGGCCCGCTTCCTCAACCGGATCCGCGAGGCGTACGACCAGCAGCCCGACCTGTCGACGCTGCTGGTGGCACCGTACTTCGCCGAGGCGGTCGCCGCCGGTGTGCCGAGCTGGCGCCGGGTGGTGGGTGACGCGACCCGGGCCGGTGTGCCGACGCCCGCGTTCTCGTCGTCGCTGGCCTACTTCGACGCGCTGCGCGCCGAGCGGCTGCCCGCCGCGTTGATCCAGGGTCTGCGGGACAACTTCGGGGCGCACACCTACCAGCGGGTGGACCGGGACGGCTCGTTCCACACCACCTGGGCCGGCGACCGCGCCGAGTCCCCCGCCTGA
- a CDS encoding pirin family protein, protein MTAPAPAVDVRRGEDRFSTRISWLDSHHSFSFSRHYDPANTHHGLLLVNNDDVVRPGAGFETHPHQDMEIVTWVLRGSLVHQDSTGHSGVIYPGLAQRMSAGTGILHSEKNDAWRLNNQEPHSDPVHFVQMWVLPDEDGGDPGYEQLEIEDELLRGGLVPIASGMERYDGASAIRIRNRYATLHAARLAPGDEVTIPDAPFVHLYVPNGTVTLEGSGPLGTGDAARLTMTGGRRVTADEPAEILVWEMHATVT, encoded by the coding sequence GTGACCGCGCCCGCTCCCGCCGTCGACGTCCGTCGTGGCGAGGACCGCTTCTCCACCCGGATCTCCTGGCTCGACTCCCACCACTCGTTCTCGTTCTCCCGGCACTACGACCCAGCCAACACCCACCACGGTCTGCTGCTGGTCAACAACGACGACGTCGTGCGACCGGGTGCCGGTTTCGAGACCCACCCGCACCAGGACATGGAGATCGTCACCTGGGTGCTGCGTGGCTCCCTGGTGCACCAGGACTCCACCGGGCACTCCGGGGTGATCTACCCGGGGCTGGCGCAGCGGATGAGCGCCGGCACCGGCATCCTGCACTCGGAGAAGAACGACGCCTGGCGGCTCAACAACCAGGAGCCGCACAGCGACCCGGTCCACTTCGTGCAGATGTGGGTGCTCCCCGACGAGGACGGCGGCGACCCCGGCTACGAGCAGTTGGAGATCGAGGACGAGCTGCTCCGCGGCGGCCTGGTGCCGATCGCCTCCGGGATGGAACGCTACGACGGGGCGTCCGCCATCCGGATCCGCAACCGGTACGCGACCCTGCACGCCGCCCGACTCGCCCCCGGCGACGAGGTGACCATCCCCGACGCGCCCTTCGTGCACCTGTACGTGCCCAACGGCACGGTGACCCTGGAGGGCAGCGGCCCGCTCGGCACCGGCGACGCGGCCCGACTCACCATGACCGGCGGCCGGCGGGTCACCGCCGACGAACCAGCCGAGATCCTCGTCTGGGAGATGCACGCCACGGTCACCTGA
- a CDS encoding thioredoxin reductase, translating into MALNAADLGDPICEQVADICAEIAEQHCAEFGHTPQLRTGEIAELATGEPALTWAPSTSDTGQRAW; encoded by the coding sequence ATGGCGTTGAACGCGGCCGATCTGGGTGACCCGATCTGCGAACAGGTGGCCGACATCTGCGCCGAGATCGCCGAGCAGCACTGCGCCGAGTTCGGCCACACCCCGCAGCTGCGCACCGGCGAGATCGCCGAGCTGGCCACCGGCGAACCGGCCCTGACGTGGGCGCCGTCGACCTCCGACACCGGGCAGCGTGCCTGGTGA
- a CDS encoding isoprenyl transferase gives MIRSKKAGRREPTPPTPHPSGARPPALPGDAVPKHVAVVMDGNGRWAKDRGLPRTKGHEAGEHSLFDTIEGAIEMGIPYLSVYAFSTENWRRSPDEVRFLMGFNRDVIRRRRDELVDLGVRVVWSGRAGRLWKSVISELQTAEEMSRDNSTLTLQFCVNYGGQAEIGDAAAAIARDVAAGRLDPAKVSEKTVAKYLYHPEVPEVDLFLRPSGEERISNFLLWQAAYAELVFLDTLWPDFDRRHLWYACELYAQRDRRFGGALPNPVAPVL, from the coding sequence GTGATCCGATCGAAGAAGGCCGGCCGGCGCGAGCCGACGCCGCCGACACCACACCCGTCCGGCGCCCGGCCGCCGGCGCTGCCCGGCGACGCGGTGCCGAAGCACGTGGCGGTGGTGATGGACGGCAACGGCCGCTGGGCCAAGGACCGCGGGCTGCCCCGCACGAAGGGGCACGAGGCGGGGGAGCACAGCCTCTTCGACACCATCGAGGGTGCGATCGAGATGGGCATCCCGTACCTGTCGGTGTACGCGTTCTCCACCGAGAACTGGCGACGCTCGCCGGACGAGGTCCGGTTCCTGATGGGGTTCAACCGGGACGTGATCCGTCGCCGTCGCGACGAGTTGGTCGACCTCGGCGTCCGGGTGGTCTGGTCTGGTCGGGCCGGGCGGTTGTGGAAGAGCGTCATCTCCGAGTTGCAGACCGCCGAGGAGATGTCCCGCGACAACTCGACGCTGACCCTGCAGTTCTGCGTCAACTACGGCGGGCAGGCCGAGATCGGCGACGCCGCAGCCGCGATCGCACGGGACGTGGCGGCCGGCCGGCTGGATCCGGCGAAGGTCAGCGAGAAGACCGTCGCGAAGTACCTCTACCACCCGGAGGTCCCGGAGGTCGACCTGTTCCTGCGCCCCTCCGGCGAGGAGCGGATCTCCAACTTCCTGCTCTGGCAGGCCGCGTACGCCGAGCTCGTCTTCCTGGACACGCTCTGGCCCGACTTCGATCGCCGCCACCTCTGGTACGCGTGCGAGCTGTACGCGCAGCGGGACCGGCGCTTCGGCGGGGCGCTGCCCAACCCGGTCGCCCCGGTTCTCTGA
- the recO gene encoding DNA repair protein RecO, with amino-acid sequence MAGYRRQLYRDDAVVLRVQKLGESDRIITLLTRRHGRLRAVARGIRRTTSKFGARLEPFGHVDLQLAGDPKGNHGSSLHSVSQVEGIDLYGKRFLGDYPRYTAASAIAETAERLTPVEREPSLRLFQLTVGALKALSRGEHATTLVLDAYLLRGMALAGWAPALIACAVCGTPGRHRAFSVPAGGTVCPDCRPPGAAHPAPATVDLMSALTTGDWVLADATEAGVRRECSGLVAAHLQWHLERALRSLPLVDRGPSATSTASPPDGTGAVVLRPRGDVEAGADGANRE; translated from the coding sequence ATGGCCGGGTATCGCCGACAGCTCTACCGCGACGACGCGGTGGTGCTGCGTGTGCAGAAACTCGGCGAGTCCGACCGGATCATCACCCTGCTGACCCGTCGACATGGCCGGCTGCGCGCGGTGGCCAGGGGGATCCGCCGCACCACCAGCAAGTTCGGCGCCCGGCTGGAACCGTTCGGCCACGTCGACCTCCAGCTCGCCGGCGACCCGAAGGGCAACCACGGCAGCTCACTGCACAGCGTCAGCCAGGTCGAGGGCATCGACCTGTACGGCAAGCGGTTCCTGGGGGATTATCCGCGCTACACGGCGGCGAGCGCGATCGCCGAGACCGCCGAGCGACTGACCCCGGTCGAGCGGGAGCCGTCGCTGCGGCTGTTCCAGCTCACCGTGGGCGCGTTGAAGGCGCTGTCCCGGGGCGAGCACGCCACCACCCTGGTGCTCGACGCGTACCTGCTGCGGGGGATGGCCCTCGCGGGCTGGGCGCCGGCGCTGATCGCCTGCGCCGTGTGCGGCACCCCCGGCCGGCACCGGGCGTTCTCCGTGCCCGCCGGCGGCACGGTCTGTCCCGATTGTCGGCCACCCGGCGCGGCCCACCCCGCGCCGGCCACCGTCGACCTGATGTCCGCGCTGACCACCGGTGACTGGGTGCTCGCCGACGCCACCGAAGCCGGCGTACGCCGGGAGTGCAGTGGGCTGGTCGCAGCTCACCTCCAGTGGCACCTGGAGCGCGCGCTACGCTCGCTGCCGCTGGTCGACCGGGGTCCCTCGGCGACCAGCACGGCCTCGCCGCCGGATGGCACCGGGGCCGTGGTGCTCCGGCCACGTGGCGACGTCGAGGCCGGGGCGGACGGCGCGAACAGGGAGTGA
- a CDS encoding DUF4097 family beta strand repeat-containing protein, producing the protein MAMQSTTDARRRRAATPIALGLTTALIVLAGCDNLAMRRLDYDDTEAVKITTIRVLPGAGDVIVRGTATAAEARIKRVVRYQGGEPKARYEIKGSELVLDTDCGDRCSVSYEVAVPEGVALQGESGSGDVELSRVGAVDLRLGSGDVRVNGASGTVGVETGSGNIDVSEASGTIRLRAGSGDITARRLGGAADAEAGSGNVTVELDKPASARAHASSGDVTMLVPAGSYQVRSSTGSGDARITVTHDPAATDVLDGSAGSGSVTITQR; encoded by the coding sequence ATGGCAATGCAATCCACCACCGACGCCCGCCGTCGTCGCGCCGCCACCCCCATCGCCCTGGGGCTGACAACCGCACTCATCGTGCTCGCAGGGTGCGACAACCTGGCCATGCGCCGGCTCGACTACGACGACACCGAGGCCGTGAAGATCACCACCATCCGGGTGCTGCCGGGTGCCGGCGACGTGATCGTCCGGGGCACCGCCACCGCCGCGGAGGCACGGATCAAGCGGGTGGTGCGCTACCAGGGCGGCGAGCCCAAGGCCCGGTACGAGATCAAGGGCAGCGAGCTGGTGCTGGACACCGACTGCGGCGACCGTTGCAGCGTCTCCTACGAGGTGGCCGTGCCGGAGGGCGTCGCCCTTCAGGGCGAGTCCGGCTCCGGCGATGTCGAGCTGAGCCGGGTCGGCGCGGTGGACCTGCGCCTGGGCTCCGGTGACGTCCGGGTCAACGGCGCCTCCGGCACGGTCGGGGTGGAGACCGGGTCCGGGAACATCGACGTGAGCGAGGCCAGTGGGACGATCCGCCTGCGCGCCGGCTCGGGGGACATCACGGCGCGCCGCCTCGGTGGCGCGGCGGACGCCGAGGCCGGCTCCGGCAATGTCACAGTCGAGCTGGACAAGCCCGCCTCGGCCCGGGCGCACGCCTCCAGCGGTGACGTCACGATGCTGGTGCCGGCGGGCAGCTACCAGGTGCGCTCCAGCACCGGTTCCGGCGACGCGCGGATCACCGTCACGCACGACCCGGCCGCGACCGACGTGCTCGACGGCTCGGCCGGCAGCGGCAGCGTCACGATCACCCAGCGCTGA
- a CDS encoding acyltransferase family protein, which produces MRNRYLDLLRFLAIVRVVVYHVTGWATLTLVFPAMSVMFALAGSLMAASLTRSGPAAVGRRLRRLLPSLWVLAVVFVPAMLLSGMPMSPRVLLWLFPIADPPANNWGALALSIIWYLRDYLWFVLASPVAFWLFRRAPLPTLLAPYLLLVAIEVGIYPAPPVLREFGLYFGAWMLGFAHHAGMLRRLAGRVLYPVALALAVTGGAWIVGHPGPRGYDLNDNHLGNALWSAAFILIVLGRAPAGVAWLGRSRLADRAVTVVNRRALTIYLWHMPFVVALTPLVDVVGWSHQDPVGLAIRVVLVFALVGVVTLAFGWVEDVAARRRPELIPGGPVQATEMADQPDTEGREQPDTERRDRPDEQPAGATLGRAVVPPQRVTAARSDVSAG; this is translated from the coding sequence ATGCGCAACCGGTATCTCGATCTACTCCGTTTCCTGGCCATCGTTCGAGTTGTCGTCTACCACGTCACGGGATGGGCGACCCTCACCCTCGTCTTCCCCGCCATGTCGGTGATGTTCGCGCTGGCCGGTTCGCTGATGGCCGCTTCGTTGACCCGTTCCGGGCCGGCGGCGGTCGGGCGGCGGCTGCGGCGGCTGCTGCCGTCGTTGTGGGTGCTCGCGGTGGTCTTCGTGCCGGCCATGCTGCTCAGCGGGATGCCGATGAGCCCTCGGGTGCTGCTGTGGCTGTTTCCGATCGCCGACCCGCCGGCCAACAACTGGGGCGCCCTGGCGCTGAGCATCATCTGGTACCTGCGCGACTACCTGTGGTTCGTGCTCGCCTCACCGGTCGCGTTCTGGCTGTTCCGGCGTGCCCCGCTGCCGACCCTGCTCGCCCCGTACCTCCTGCTGGTGGCGATCGAGGTGGGGATCTACCCGGCGCCTCCGGTGCTGCGCGAGTTCGGGCTCTACTTCGGAGCGTGGATGCTCGGCTTCGCCCATCACGCCGGGATGCTGCGCCGGCTCGCCGGTCGGGTGTTGTACCCGGTGGCGCTCGCGCTCGCGGTGACCGGCGGCGCCTGGATCGTCGGGCATCCCGGCCCGCGCGGGTACGACCTCAACGACAACCACCTCGGCAACGCGCTCTGGTCGGCCGCATTCATCCTGATCGTGCTGGGCCGAGCCCCCGCCGGGGTGGCCTGGCTGGGCCGAAGCCGGCTGGCTGACCGGGCGGTGACCGTGGTCAACCGGCGGGCGCTCACCATCTATCTCTGGCACATGCCGTTCGTGGTGGCGCTCACTCCGCTGGTCGACGTGGTGGGTTGGTCCCATCAGGACCCGGTGGGTCTGGCCATCCGGGTGGTGCTGGTCTTCGCGCTGGTCGGGGTGGTCACCCTGGCCTTCGGGTGGGTCGAGGACGTCGCCGCCCGTCGCCGCCCGGAGCTGATCCCCGGCGGCCCGGTCCAGGCAACCGAGATGGCCGACCAGCCCGACACCGAGGGCCGCGAACAGCCCGACACCGAGCGCCGCGACCGTCCCGACGAGCAGCCGGCCGGGGCCACCCTCGGGCGGGCGGTGGTGCCACCGCAGCGGGTTACGGCGGCACGGAGCGATGTCAGCGCTGGGTGA
- the era gene encoding GTPase Era, with product MQDPEARPYRAGFGCFVGRPNAGKSTLTNAIVGTKIAITSNKPQTTRHIIRAVLHRPESQLVLVDTPGLHRPRTLLGERLNDLVRSTWTEVDVIGLCIPADEPVGRGDRFITGELAELKATVLAVVTKTDLVDKRRLAEQLLAVSQMGEFAEIVPVSAVSGHQVDTLVDVMTKYLPPSPQLYPDDMLTDDPEQVLVAELIREAALEGVRDELPHSIAVVVEEMIPEGQVMKIYADLYVERPSQKAIVLGHKASRLKEVGTNARRQIEELLGSRVYLDLHVRVAKDWQRDPKQLRKLGF from the coding sequence GTGCAGGACCCGGAGGCGCGGCCGTACCGTGCCGGGTTCGGCTGCTTCGTCGGCCGGCCCAACGCGGGCAAGTCGACGCTGACCAACGCCATCGTCGGCACCAAGATCGCGATCACCTCGAACAAGCCGCAGACCACCCGGCACATCATCCGGGCCGTGCTGCACCGACCGGAGTCGCAGCTGGTCCTGGTCGACACCCCCGGCCTGCACCGGCCCCGTACGCTGCTCGGCGAGCGCCTCAACGACCTGGTCCGGTCCACCTGGACGGAGGTCGACGTCATCGGCCTGTGCATTCCGGCGGACGAGCCGGTGGGGCGCGGTGACCGGTTCATCACCGGTGAGCTGGCCGAGTTGAAGGCGACAGTGCTGGCGGTGGTCACCAAGACCGACCTGGTCGACAAGCGCCGCCTGGCGGAGCAGCTGCTCGCGGTGAGCCAGATGGGGGAGTTCGCCGAGATCGTGCCCGTGAGCGCGGTGTCCGGGCACCAGGTGGACACCCTGGTCGACGTGATGACCAAATATCTGCCGCCGTCGCCGCAGCTCTACCCGGACGACATGCTGACCGACGATCCCGAGCAGGTTCTCGTCGCGGAGCTGATCCGGGAGGCAGCCCTGGAGGGCGTCCGTGACGAGCTGCCGCACTCCATCGCCGTGGTGGTGGAGGAGATGATCCCCGAGGGTCAGGTCATGAAGATCTACGCCGACCTTTACGTGGAGCGGCCCAGCCAGAAGGCCATCGTTCTCGGTCACAAGGCGAGCCGGCTCAAGGAGGTCGGCACCAACGCCCGCCGGCAGATCGAGGAGCTGCTCGGCAGTCGGGTCTATCTCGACCTGCACGTCCGCGTCGCGAAGGACTGGCAGCGCGACCCCAAGCAGCTGCGCAAGCTGGGTTTCTGA
- a CDS encoding cytidine deaminase: MPDTPAAPAARPAPTESATLSAEDGKLVVLARGARGRVGAVEGAAVRDQDGRTYAAASVALPSLTLTALQLAVASAVAAGASRLEAAAVVTEASTLDGAGHAAVRDLTVDAPIHVAAPDGTVLGTVTQ, encoded by the coding sequence ATGCCTGACACACCCGCCGCGCCCGCCGCCCGACCCGCCCCCACCGAGTCGGCGACGCTCAGCGCCGAGGACGGCAAGCTCGTCGTCCTGGCCCGGGGAGCCCGCGGACGGGTCGGCGCCGTGGAGGGCGCCGCGGTCCGGGATCAGGACGGCCGGACGTACGCGGCGGCCAGTGTCGCGCTGCCCTCGTTGACCCTCACCGCGTTGCAGTTGGCGGTCGCGTCCGCCGTGGCTGCCGGGGCGAGCCGGCTGGAGGCCGCGGCGGTGGTGACCGAGGCGTCGACGCTGGACGGCGCCGGTCATGCGGCCGTACGTGACCTCACGGTGGACGCGCCGATCCACGTGGCCGCTCCCGACGGCACGGTCCTCGGCACGGTGACCCAGTGA